A window of Piliocolobus tephrosceles isolate RC106 chromosome 13, ASM277652v3, whole genome shotgun sequence contains these coding sequences:
- the HINFP gene encoding histone H4 transcription factor isoform X1 — translation MPPPGKVPRKENLWLQCEWGSCSFVCSAMEKFFEHVTQHLQQHLHGSGEDEEEEEEDDPLEEEFSCLWQECGFCSLDNSADLIRHVYFHCYHTKLKQWGLQALQSQADLGPCILDFQSRNVIPDIPDHFLCLWEHCESSFDNPEWFYRHVEAHSLCCEYEAVGKDNPVVLCGWKGCTCTFKDRSKLREHLRSHTQEKVVACPTCGGMFANNTKFLDHIRRQTSLDQQHFQCSHCSKRFATERLLRDHMRNHVNHYKCPLCDMTCPLPSSLRNHMRFRHSEDRPFKCDCCDYSCKNLIDLQKHLDTHSEEPAYRCDFENCTFTARSLCSIKSHYRKVHEGDSEPRYKCHVCDKCFTRGNNLTVHLRKKHQFKWPSGHPRFRYKEHEDGYMRLQLVRYESVELTQQLLRQPQEGSGLGTSLNESSLQGIILETVSGEPGRKEEEEEGKVGDGTALSASQDNPSSVIHVVNQTNAQGQQEIVYYVLSEAPGEPPPAPEPPSGGIMEKLQGIAEEPEIQMV, via the exons ATGCCACCTCCTGGGAAAGTTCCTCGAAAGGAGAATCTGTGGCTCCAGTGTGAGTGGGGGTCCTGCTCCTTTGTGTGCTCAGCCATGGAAAAGTTCTTCGAGCATGTCACTCAGCACCTGCAGCAGCACCTGCACGGCTCTGGAGAGGacgaggaagaggaagaggaggatgacCCACTTG AGGAAGAATTCTCCTGCTTGTGGCAGGAATGTGGCTTTTGTTCTCTGGACAATTCTGCTGACCTCATCCGCCATGTCTACTTCCACTGCTACCACACCAAGCTGAAACAGTGGGGGCTGCAGGCCTTGCAAAGCCAGGCTGACCTCGGCCCCTGCATCCTGGACTTCCAGAGCCGGAACGTCATCCCTGATATCCCTGACCACTTCCTGTGTCTGTGGGAGCACTGTGAG AGTTCCTTCGACAATCCTGAGTGGTTTTATCGGCATGTGGAAGCACACAGTCTGTGCTGTGAATACGAAGCAGTCGGCAAGGACAACCCTGTGGTGCTGTGTGGCTGGAAAG GCTGTACCTGCACCTTCAAGGACCGCAGTAAACTTCGGGAGCACCTCCGCAGCCATACCCAGGAGAAAGTGGTAGCCTGCCCCACCTGTGGGGGCATGTTTGCCAACAATACCAAGTTCTTAGATCACATCCGTCGCCAGACCTCATTGGATC aGCAGCACTTCCAGTGTTCTCACTGTTCCAAGAGATTTGCCACGGAGCGGCTGTTGCGGGACCACATGCGCAACCATG TGAATCACTATAAGTGCCCTCTGTGTGACATGACCTGCCCGCTGCCTTCCTCCCTCCGCAACCACATGCGTTTTCGTCACAGTGAGGACCGGCCCTTTAAATGTGACTGTTGTGACTACAG CTGCAAGAATCTTATTGACCTCCAGAAGCACCTGGATACCCACAGTGAGGAGCCAGCCTACAGGTGTGATTTTGAGAACTGCACCTTCACTGCTCGCTCCCTCTGCTCTATCAAGTCCCATTACCGCAAAGTACATGAA GGAGACTCTGAGCCAAGGTACAAATGTCATGTGTGTGACAAATGCTTCACACGGGGCAACAACCTCACCGTGCACCTTCGCAAGAAGCACCAGTTCAAGTGGCCCTCAGGGCATCCCCGTTTTCG GTACAAGGAACATGAAGATGGCTATATGCGGCTGCAGCTGGTTCGCTACGAGAGTGTAGAGCTGACACAGCAACTGCTGCGGCAACCACAAGAGGGATCGGGCCTGGGAACGTCGCTGAACGAGAGCAGCCTGCAGGGCATTATTCTAGAAACAGTGTCAGGGGAGCCAGGAcgtaaggaagaggaagaggagggcaaGGTTGGCGATGGGACAGCCCTCTCAGCCTCTCAGGACAACCCCAGTTCTGTCATCCATGTGGTGAATCAGACCAACGCCCAAGGCCAGCAAGAGATTGTCTACTATGTGCTCTCTGAAGCCCCAGGAgagcctcccccagcccctgagcCACCCTCAGGGGGCATCATGGAAAAGCTTCAAGGAATAGCTGAGGAGCCAGAGATCCAGATGGTTTGA
- the HINFP gene encoding histone H4 transcription factor isoform X2, with the protein MRNHVNHYKCPLCDMTCPLPSSLRNHMRFRHSEDRPFKCDCCDYSCKNLIDLQKHLDTHSEEPAYRCDFENCTFTARSLCSIKSHYRKVHEGDSEPRYKCHVCDKCFTRGNNLTVHLRKKHQFKWPSGHPRFRYKEHEDGYMRLQLVRYESVELTQQLLRQPQEGSGLGTSLNESSLQGIILETVSGEPGRKEEEEEGKVGDGTALSASQDNPSSVIHVVNQTNAQGQQEIVYYVLSEAPGEPPPAPEPPSGGIMEKLQGIAEEPEIQMV; encoded by the exons ATGCGCAACCATG TGAATCACTATAAGTGCCCTCTGTGTGACATGACCTGCCCGCTGCCTTCCTCCCTCCGCAACCACATGCGTTTTCGTCACAGTGAGGACCGGCCCTTTAAATGTGACTGTTGTGACTACAG CTGCAAGAATCTTATTGACCTCCAGAAGCACCTGGATACCCACAGTGAGGAGCCAGCCTACAGGTGTGATTTTGAGAACTGCACCTTCACTGCTCGCTCCCTCTGCTCTATCAAGTCCCATTACCGCAAAGTACATGAA GGAGACTCTGAGCCAAGGTACAAATGTCATGTGTGTGACAAATGCTTCACACGGGGCAACAACCTCACCGTGCACCTTCGCAAGAAGCACCAGTTCAAGTGGCCCTCAGGGCATCCCCGTTTTCG GTACAAGGAACATGAAGATGGCTATATGCGGCTGCAGCTGGTTCGCTACGAGAGTGTAGAGCTGACACAGCAACTGCTGCGGCAACCACAAGAGGGATCGGGCCTGGGAACGTCGCTGAACGAGAGCAGCCTGCAGGGCATTATTCTAGAAACAGTGTCAGGGGAGCCAGGAcgtaaggaagaggaagaggagggcaaGGTTGGCGATGGGACAGCCCTCTCAGCCTCTCAGGACAACCCCAGTTCTGTCATCCATGTGGTGAATCAGACCAACGCCCAAGGCCAGCAAGAGATTGTCTACTATGTGCTCTCTGAAGCCCCAGGAgagcctcccccagcccctgagcCACCCTCAGGGGGCATCATGGAAAAGCTTCAAGGAATAGCTGAGGAGCCAGAGATCCAGATGGTTTGA